agcaatacgtctaagagactcagatcaatgggtgacacagtgcataggtcactcagccatattaaataatagcagtaccgtcccctcaaaaacagactaccaagttccaagagagtacacagacactcccttcgacacaatcatccctcacagagacgaatggctcgagggactcccaggcccagatggggccataaacatcttcacagatggatcaaagctggacgacagagtcggagggggaatctactctgaacagctaagcataaggcattccttcagactcccagatcattgcagtgtctttcaagcggaagtcatagcaatcagggaggctctagactgcctacaagcggctgccgtcacggcaaccaagctaaacatttatagcgacagccaggctgcgatcaaatcgctaagcgcgatttcctcgagctcggccaccgtggcagactgccgcaaatctctgcacgagatggctcagcaatttgcttttagcctgatttgggtcccgggccaccgggacatcgagggcaactgtatagcggacgagctggccagatctggcactacaatcccccttctccaagacaaggaggatatctgtatgccaatggccacctgtaagctcattataagggagcaatacaagcgactaaacaacgatatgtggcaaacagtgccacgatgtcgcacaactcggcaaacatggccgaccatggacatgaagcgcacctccgagctcctcaagttaagcaggaaaaggtgcagcgtagtcacacgttccctcacgggacactggctaataggcacccacgctaacaggctgggggccccacataacgatttttgtcgcagctgtaggacgaggaagaggaggagacagtggaacatctgttctgctcctgcccagctctcagcagaagaaggctacagcacctgggctcagcctttctacacgacatctcagagatgtccaaactatgtcccaggaggatagcgaactttgtgagagcatctggatgggataattgctgacaggaagtctcacaacgcaggaaggaaatgatcctatgcggtatcacaacgggccgaaaccggcctaagtgtgacgggttccgagcgagcccggcagccgcctcaacctaacctaacctaacctatcttgtatatatttatctcgatcctgatacctacggagcctgggatgacaaacattttctcaattctataacatccatttcccccaggatatgtgtgcatggaattagcaacatgtttgtgtatggaatgagactcattATTGTCAACCGGTTATTACAGATTCTACccgattcaaataaataccaaaatatacggtctcattttcaaaatataccgagtggtgcgcgccaaatCTAACTTTTTTTGAATGTGAGCGACAAGGATTTAAATGTTGTCAACCTTACAACATTACCGATTCAACAAATACGACGATTCCCTCaattttgatcttccgtcgaatatcaGCTATATGGAagatttagccatgcccacataattttatacaataattgaatcaattttcttCTTGACTGGCTTATTTAAAACACTTGCTTTTATGGGATTTTCTCTACCCAATTTACCGATTAAATAAGTAGCGAAATATACCTTATAAGTTTCttaatataccgtaaatataccttCAACTACATTTCGTCGTCAAAATATACCAAACACTTGAAACGATCACCCTGATGGTCATCTAACTTTCCAATTAAACAGTTAAAGAAAACAATTAACTATCGtagcataaatatttatatatattttaaatagCAGATTTCCGGCCAATAGAAATTTGTTTAGAAATCATCCTTTAAAAATAGCCAGAACTAGCTATAAAACAGCTCCTATGGCAACATAGCTGGCAGCTTCATTTTGCGCTATCCAATactaaatacaaaaacaaGTGTTCTTTGCCGTGATAAGGAAGCCGCAATCAAAAGATTTCATTATTTGGTTAAACAATTACAGAGCAACGCGTTAAAACTATGCACTGGAAATAGTCAGAAACATAATAAGTTTAcataaaaaacaaaatgcaAAAGCAAGAGGAGGTCCTATCGCGCCTCAGGCAGATCTTGGACATATTTCTGCGCGATAACTTTTCCACAACCAACAATGTTTACTTTGAGAAGCTTCTAACGCACATAAAGGCTAAGGGTGAGGGCAAGAGCGTGTTTCTTTATGTACTATCTACTAATCAGAGATCTAATTTTGCATGCCACCACAGAGAATGTGTATGTGCTCCAGGCGCCGTTTATCATCGATTGGGTCGACAAATGCATGACCATGGTAATGGAGGACTTTAACAAAATCCATCCGAAGGTGATATCGTTTATGTTGAATCTCACCAGCTACTTGGCGTCAAACGAGTGGATGATTGTGCGCCTCCGTGAACTGGACATTGTGGGCAGGTGAGTCTCCTACCCAGAACTGGCTCCGTTCTAAACCATCTCGTGCAATTACCTTGCAGAACCATTAAATTCCTGAAGTCGGGAGATCTCCAGTTTAGTCCGTCAATCAAACTCGGAGGAATACGGCTGATGAAGTCCGTGGCTTGCTTCAGTATGGGTCTGGCATTCATGAGAATCCATCGCACGTGGACATTGCTGATTCAATACTCGAATAACGATCACACGCTGTATGTGGTGCGGGAGGCCAGACAGGTGCTCTACGAGATTCTGTACAAATCGTGCGACAAGCTGCACGACAAGGCTGTTACCCTGGAAATACTGGCCGAGATAATGAAGCCCATTCATGATAATCTATACAAGACCACTGATCCCGAGGTGCAGGAACGCATTCACATCAATGTAGATGACAATGAGCTGTTGCACAAGATCTCGGCCACATTGGATCTGCTTTCGTACGTTCTGCAGCAGACGCTTGTGCACGAGGAGCGCACAATGCTGATCTCGCTGATGAAGGAGTATCACGACTTTGAAATAACCATTTGGAAACTTATCGACATGACGCACAATCCGTACTTTATGGAAAAGATCTTCACCACACTGAGCAGCTACTACTTTGCCCTTCTGACGCACGAGAAGCTGCTCAATCCGGACGTGACCGAGCCCCCCGAACAGTTCACCGACTTTGGCTTGTCCTTTTTTAATCTCATGAAATTCTTCATTACCCGAAGAGACGGCGTGGGTTTTGTGAAAATGGCCGAACTGAATCATATACTTTGGAAGAAGCTTGGCGCTCGTGCCCCCAAGGAGATCATCATCCAGCATGAACGAGTGACGTTTGAGAATCAGTTGATCCTCTTCCAtatgctgccgctgctgttctCCATGAAATATGCCCAGAGGCAGGCAGACGAAGCTTCTCGCACCGAACTGTTCGACGCTTACGTTCTGAAATTAATGGAAATGTCGTGTGAGCAGACCTTCCGTATGTGCTACAGTATGCGCGATGCATTCTTCACGCCCGAAGGTGTGGCGGGTGGTCTGTTCACGCCAGAGTTGGCCAACAAGTGCATACACAGTATACTGTCCCTGGAGCATGTGCTGGACCGGGAGCAGGCCATTACCGTGTGCCAGGCATTGCTGTATGTGCTCCGCGAGGTGGTGGCCCTGAGTGCCCTCGGCAATTCGGGCCAGGATGACTGTCATAGCGTTAGTAGCGCGGGTAGTGCTGGCAGCATCTACCGTGATCTTTATCCCCGCGGCACGGAGTTGGTTGTAAATGATCCCAAAGTTCTGCACTCCGTCATGGTCGGCCTGCGTACGTTGATCGAACGCTTCAAGATCACGTGGAAGGAGTCGGTGGAGACGATTGGCCTGGTCAATTGTCTGGCATTTGTGCTGGAAAACACCAACATGGATGCCAGAGTGAGAATATAATGAAATATTCCTTATTTGTCGAAAGTTTCACTAAttttttctgtattttccAGTGCACTGTCCAGGCGTTGAAACTCGTGCAGCTGGCTGTGGAGCATTTCCTGTCGCCGAACATGGCTCTGCTGGTGGACAATCTGCAGGGCTCTGCCTTGGTTTGCCTGGGTCCCATTATTGTCAAGCGCATGCATGATACCACGTGGGAGGTGCGTGATACCACGCTGGAGTTGACCACCTCCATAGCCAGCATTTCCCGTATCAGTAGGTTTCCACCAGAAAAACTATGGTCAATTATTATTAACAAAGATGTATTTGCTTTCATGTAGAGTTTCCCGCCTTTCAGCAGTTTCTGATTGACGCAAAGATACCTCCGATCGTCTACGAAATGGCCAAGAATGATTCAGAGAGCTATGTGCGCGCCTCAGCATTCAAATGCCTGTCCCAGATGGTGTCCATCAATCTGCTGTGGGAGAATTGTCTCAGTCAACTTGATCTTGTGGTACGATAGTGATCTTTTTATTCCTCTAGACGTTTAACATCCTCTTTTGATCTGCTTCAGGATCATCTACTGTATGTGCTGTATCGCGACAACGATGATCTTGTGCGTGCAGAGGCCGTAAACACGCTGATGAAGATCTACGAACATCGCAAGATCCACCAGAAGTACAAAAATACACTCTTCTCCACCCTGAACTACTGCGTGGTCGGGGATCATCATTCAGAGGTGAAGCTAAATGCTCTGGTGTTCTGGCGCAGGGAGTTTTTCCGCCAGTTCAGCAACCAGGGCATGATCGACGGAGTCTTTCCCACAGTGACCTTCTCCAAGGAGCAGAAGAAGATTGTAACGCTGACGGAGAAGGAGATTCAGACGAGCATTGCCAAAGTGTTTGGGGAGGTGCAGCAATATGGTTACTTTGGCATTATCATTAAGTGTCTGCGCGAAGAGGTTTCTGTGGAAGTGCTGGAAATCATTGTAAGAGGCCTCAAATTAATGAACGAAAAGTTCGAGCGTTTCAAGGGCATTATGGAGGAGGTTGAGTTGAGGTCGCCACCCCCGAGTGATGAACAATGTTCCTCGTTTAACTTTAAACCTCAGGAGCCGACGCCACACCCATCATCTGGACGTAGCTCCCCCATGAACCCCAACAAAGCGGATGAGATTATCGAGGGTATATTGAACTCGCAGGATGCAcagctgctggagacggccTTTCAAACGCAAATGCAAATCAACGACGAGGATGACGAGAAGCGGCACTTGGACGAGTTCTACTACAAACAGTTTGCTATGCCGTATCGAAAGTTCCTTGTGGAGCTGAAGACAATTGACTTGGACAATTTGATTAAACAGAAAGAGGAGCGGTTTGAATGCATTGAGAACTTTACATCCCTGCTGGATGATATTTTGTGTGCGATAAAGCATGATGATGCGAATATTATTTCCGATTGTTACTAACTTGCTGGTTAAGCTGCACTGTTAAGCGAGCTGAAAGTGTCTTTTCTGAAATagaaatattattttattaaatatatttttgtatgtcTACATATGAAATGAGATTTCATTCCGAAGAAAGAACGGATAGTAATAAAGCAAAGCACcgattaaatttaaatattaaaaaatattcgATATCATTATCGGAGGGCCTATATGTGAGTAGGTTAAATAGATTAAATACTTTTGTGCATTTTCTGAGCGCTGTTAATGGTAGGACAAAGAGAAATGCATGCATTATGGCTCAATATAAGATCTAGCCACAGCTCTTTGTCATATTTATGATATCAATTTCATCAATttattaaatttctttgttaaTTATATATTAAAGAACACAGGATATAGAAACATCCATACGCAGGTTTTTTGAATTTTCGATCTTGACGTGCTCAAAGAGGGCCTAATTGAGAGTTTATCGGTCCGTTGCTCTCTTTGAATTGGTTAAGGCTCTCTTTTTCGCTCTCTTTGAATCGGTTAAGGCTCTCTTTGAACGTTGTATAGGCCAGACTCATACTTCGCAacatgtcttcaaataccagcaacattgacgtGACACCATGCAACTGtatttttgttgaacttttttgtttaaacagTGTTTtaatcaaaatacaataaatgggagtacttaaaagtagttaGTCTTGAACAAAATTTCTTCATCAATGGCAtacaattatgtgggcagagctAAGAGTCTCAGTTAGccagcattattcaacggaatatcaaaattgagttATTCGAACGATTACTGTCTtcagtttttttgtttgacctttttcgctaaaacctttttttagccaaaatccaataaaagcaagtatttaaattT
This region of Drosophila miranda strain MSH22 chromosome 2, D.miranda_PacBio2.1, whole genome shotgun sequence genomic DNA includes:
- the LOC108155781 gene encoding uncharacterized protein LOC108155781 encodes the protein MQKQEEVLSRLRQILDIFLRDNFSTTNNVYFEKLLTHIKAKENVYVLQAPFIIDWVDKCMTMVMEDFNKIHPKVISFMLNLTSYLASNEWMIVRLRELDIVGRTIKFLKSGDLQFSPSIKLGGIRLMKSVACFSMGLAFMRIHRTWTLLIQYSNNDHTLYVVREARQVLYEILYKSCDKLHDKAVTLEILAEIMKPIHDNLYKTTDPEVQERIHINVDDNELLHKISATLDLLSYVLQQTLVHEERTMLISLMKEYHDFEITIWKLIDMTHNPYFMEKIFTTLSSYYFALLTHEKLLNPDVTEPPEQFTDFGLSFFNLMKFFITRRDGVGFVKMAELNHILWKKLGARAPKEIIIQHERVTFENQLILFHMLPLLFSMKYAQRQADEASRTELFDAYVLKLMEMSCEQTFRMCYSMRDAFFTPEGVAGGLFTPELANKCIHSILSLEHVLDREQAITVCQALLYVLREVVALSALGNSGQDDCHSVSSAGSAGSIYRDLYPRGTELVVNDPKVLHSVMVGLRTLIERFKITWKESVETIGLVNCLAFVLENTNMDARCTVQALKLVQLAVEHFLSPNMALLVDNLQGSALVCLGPIIVKRMHDTTWEVRDTTLELTTSIASISRIKFPAFQQFLIDAKIPPIVYEMAKNDSESYVRASAFKCLSQMVSINLLWENCLSQLDLVDHLLYVLYRDNDDLVRAEAVNTLMKIYEHRKIHQKYKNTLFSTLNYCVVGDHHSEVKLNALVFWRREFFRQFSNQGMIDGVFPTVTFSKEQKKIVTLTEKEIQTSIAKVFGEVQQYGYFGIIIKCLREEVSVEVLEIIVRGLKLMNEKFERFKGIMEEVELRSPPPSDEQCSSFNFKPQEPTPHPSSGRSSPMNPNKADEIIEGILNSQDAQLLETAFQTQMQINDEDDEKRHLDEFYYKQFAMPYRKFLVELKTIDLDNLIKQKEERFECIENFTSLLDDILCAIKHDDANIISDCY